The following are from one region of the Thermodesulfobacteriota bacterium genome:
- a CDS encoding DUF1015 domain-containing protein, whose product MANIRPFRGLLYHPEKVGELKAVMAPPYDVISPERQEILYRRHPNNIVRLILGKTTPTDVTGSDRYSRAAAELYKWTEEGVLGRDETPAIYYYTQTYGLPGGGSGGRGGRRERKGFIALSRIEEPGKGSIHAHERTLSGPKADRLNLMKACRANFSCIFTLYSDPELRVNGLLEGGADGEPMIGKPMIGSPMIEVADDDGTENRLWRISAPDVIDGVCAAMRKKALFIADGHHRYETALNYRNMMREGSGDGGEEGEEPFDYVMTYFSNMDEEGLSVFPTHRVVHSLGGFEPTGFLKKCGEYFDIEELPFDEGSEAAARDELLKKLGEGGEGGQARFGLRIKGEDRYHLLTLDKTGIMDELFGDAIPEVYKSLDVTVLHSLILDKILGITREAQEAQTNIRYVKDTGDALEAATEDANQLAFIMNPTKVGEIREVSEAGLLMPQKSTYFYPKLLSGLVINPLD is encoded by the coding sequence ATGGCGAACATTAGACCGTTCAGGGGACTTCTATACCACCCGGAGAAGGTGGGGGAACTTAAGGCGGTGATGGCCCCGCCTTATGACGTCATATCTCCTGAAAGGCAGGAGATACTCTACCGCAGACACCCCAATAATATAGTAAGGCTCATACTCGGAAAGACAACCCCCACCGACGTCACGGGCAGCGACCGGTACTCCAGGGCCGCCGCCGAGCTGTATAAATGGACGGAGGAGGGGGTGCTCGGGAGGGACGAGACCCCCGCCATATACTACTACACCCAGACCTACGGCCTGCCCGGCGGGGGGAGCGGGGGGAGGGGGGGGAGGAGAGAGAGGAAGGGCTTTATCGCACTTTCGAGGATCGAAGAGCCGGGCAAGGGGTCGATACACGCCCACGAAAGGACGCTCTCCGGCCCAAAGGCCGACAGGCTTAACCTCATGAAGGCATGCAGGGCGAACTTTAGCTGCATATTCACCCTTTACTCGGACCCGGAGCTTCGGGTAAACGGACTCCTGGAAGGCGGCGCGGACGGCGAGCCTATGATAGGCAAGCCTATGATAGGCTCGCCCATGATAGAGGTGGCAGACGACGACGGTACGGAGAACCGGCTCTGGAGGATAAGCGCCCCGGACGTTATAGACGGCGTCTGTGCCGCGATGCGGAAGAAGGCGCTCTTCATAGCGGACGGACATCACCGCTACGAGACGGCCCTTAACTACAGGAATATGATGAGGGAGGGTAGCGGGGATGGTGGGGAGGAGGGGGAGGAGCCCTTCGACTACGTGATGACGTACTTTTCGAATATGGACGAGGAGGGGCTCTCCGTATTCCCCACCCACAGGGTCGTGCACAGCCTGGGGGGGTTCGAGCCGACAGGCTTCCTCAAAAAGTGCGGGGAGTACTTCGATATAGAGGAACTCCCGTTTGACGAAGGCAGTGAAGCCGCCGCAAGGGATGAGCTCTTAAAGAAGCTCGGGGAGGGGGGAGAGGGGGGACAAGCCCGCTTCGGCCTCCGGATAAAGGGTGAAGACAGGTACCACCTCCTGACGCTCGATAAGACGGGGATAATGGACGAGCTCTTCGGCGACGCCATACCGGAGGTCTATAAGTCCCTGGACGTGACGGTCCTCCACTCCCTGATACTGGACAAAATCCTCGGCATAACCCGTGAGGCGCAGGAGGCGCAGACGAATATCCGCTACGTAAAGGACACGGGCGACGCCCTGGAGGCCGCAACAGAGGACGCCAACCAGCTTGCCTTCATAATGAACCCTACGAAGGTGGGGGAGATAAGAGAGGTCTCGGAGGCGGGGCTTCTTATGCCGCAGAAGTCCACCTACTTCTATCCGAAACTCCTCTCCGGCCTCGTCATTAACCCCCTGGACTGA
- a CDS encoding SpoVG family protein: MNITEISILPVAGDEKLKAFVTLKVDDCFIIRDVKVIKGGAGLFVAMPAKRMKDGSYRDLVHPLDRETREKLELRVLDEYKRVVAAPATGVTSPRPSRA; the protein is encoded by the coding sequence ATGAACATCACTGAGATAAGTATTCTGCCGGTGGCTGGCGACGAGAAACTTAAGGCCTTTGTAACCCTCAAAGTGGACGACTGCTTCATCATACGGGATGTGAAGGTCATAAAGGGGGGAGCCGGGCTCTTCGTAGCCATGCCGGCGAAGAGGATGAAGGACGGCAGCTACAGGGACCTCGTCCATCCCCTTGACAGGGAAACGAGGGAGAAGCTCGAGCTTCGGGTCCTCGATGAGTATAAGCGCGTGGTTGCCGCCCCGGCAACGGGCGTGACTTCGCCCAGGCCCTCCCGGGCCTGA